A section of the Spirosoma pollinicola genome encodes:
- a CDS encoding PAS domain-containing sensor histidine kinase, with product MTGEQKPFRQNKELTERLDVDFALKAARLGIWEIDPATNLINWDDQCQELFGLANMNQIPYEQAIRYIHPDDLGRVDKAVKQAMDLQSNGKYDVTYRTIGAATGQLRWVRFIGKSYLNESGEVYRFSGVALDVSDDVQARQQIELSEHRFRNLIKEAPFAIGVYTSRELIIEMANDAMIKVWGKTPSVIGMKLADALPELEGQPFIGLLEQVYDTNIPYQTAEQLVNLVVDGRLQTYWFTFTYQPLTNEQGKVYAILNMAVDVTERVLATQKLVETQTSMRGAIELAELATWHLDIKKNTFSYSKRFMGWLGFSDESKTLDEAYNPLPPSYRQSVANAIEAVTQPGSSGIYENEHPIINRLTGQTRIIHAQAQVFYDAAGKPALLSGTAHDVTEQRRINLALEQQVQERTEELEITNEELAATIEELAATNEELAATNEELTEANDVLAEFNQHLTRSNQNLEQFAYIASHDLQEPLRKIQQFSDLLKTHYATSSGEELVYLERMQLAASRMSLLIKDLLAFSRISTSPVPPARVSLTRIVDEALENLSVAIDETNAQIEVGTLPTLQGDALQLGQLFQNLFSNALKFRRQGVLPKIRVSARSVLAVDLPITVKPARQAVAFHSIEVEDNGIGFEEKYADRIFQVFQRLHGKNEFAGTGVGLAICQKVVTNHGGAITAMSQPGQGARFCIYLPV from the coding sequence ATGACCGGCGAGCAAAAGCCATTTCGTCAAAATAAGGAACTCACCGAGCGTTTGGATGTAGATTTTGCGCTGAAGGCCGCACGTCTGGGCATCTGGGAAATAGATCCTGCTACAAACTTGATTAATTGGGACGATCAGTGCCAGGAGCTGTTTGGGTTGGCTAACATGAATCAAATACCTTATGAACAGGCCATAAGGTACATACATCCCGACGATCTAGGCAGGGTAGATAAGGCAGTTAAACAGGCAATGGATTTGCAGTCCAATGGTAAGTATGACGTTACTTACCGCACCATTGGTGCAGCGACCGGACAACTGCGATGGGTTCGCTTTATTGGAAAGAGCTACCTCAACGAATCAGGCGAAGTCTATCGCTTTTCGGGTGTTGCCCTGGACGTTTCAGATGATGTACAGGCTCGTCAACAGATTGAATTAAGTGAACATCGTTTTCGAAATTTAATCAAAGAGGCCCCTTTTGCTATTGGTGTATACACAAGCCGGGAGCTTATCATTGAGATGGCAAACGATGCCATGATCAAAGTATGGGGAAAAACCCCTTCGGTTATTGGCATGAAACTAGCCGATGCCCTGCCCGAGCTGGAAGGTCAGCCCTTTATTGGTTTACTGGAACAGGTTTACGACACCAACATTCCCTACCAAACCGCCGAACAGCTTGTCAATCTGGTTGTGGATGGTCGCCTGCAAACGTACTGGTTCACTTTCACCTACCAACCGCTCACCAATGAACAGGGCAAGGTTTATGCCATTTTAAATATGGCGGTCGATGTAACCGAGCGTGTGCTGGCGACCCAGAAATTGGTAGAGACTCAAACCAGCATGCGAGGGGCCATCGAACTGGCCGAATTAGCCACCTGGCATCTGGATATCAAAAAAAATACATTCAGTTACTCGAAGCGCTTTATGGGCTGGCTTGGCTTTTCCGACGAAAGCAAGACGCTGGATGAAGCCTACAACCCGCTTCCCCCCAGCTACCGTCAGTCCGTTGCCAATGCTATAGAAGCGGTTACACAACCCGGCTCATCGGGCATTTACGAGAATGAGCACCCGATCATTAACCGGCTCACCGGACAAACACGAATCATTCACGCACAGGCTCAGGTGTTTTATGACGCAGCCGGTAAACCTGCCCTATTAAGCGGAACAGCCCATGACGTTACCGAACAACGGCGAATTAATCTGGCGCTGGAGCAACAGGTACAGGAACGAACCGAAGAACTGGAAATAACGAATGAAGAGCTAGCTGCCACAATCGAAGAGTTGGCTGCTACAAATGAAGAACTGGCCGCTACGAACGAAGAGTTGACAGAAGCCAATGATGTGCTTGCCGAGTTTAACCAGCACCTCACCCGCTCCAATCAGAACCTGGAGCAGTTCGCTTATATTGCTTCGCACGATTTACAGGAGCCATTGCGCAAGATTCAGCAGTTTAGTGATTTGCTCAAAACCCACTACGCGACCTCATCGGGTGAGGAGTTAGTTTATCTGGAGCGGATGCAGCTAGCGGCCAGCCGCATGTCGCTGTTGATCAAGGACCTGCTGGCGTTTTCCCGAATTTCGACCAGCCCTGTTCCACCAGCCCGCGTTTCGCTCACCCGAATCGTTGATGAAGCCCTGGAAAACTTATCGGTGGCCATTGACGAAACAAACGCCCAAATTGAGGTGGGGACATTACCAACGCTGCAAGGCGATGCCTTACAACTGGGGCAGTTATTTCAGAACCTGTTTTCCAACGCGCTCAAATTCCGACGACAGGGTGTTCTGCCCAAAATCAGGGTTAGTGCCAGATCTGTACTTGCTGTCGATTTGCCAATTACCGTAAAGCCCGCCCGGCAGGCAGTTGCTTTTCATTCGATTGAAGTAGAAGATAACGGCATCGGATTCGAGGAGAAATATGCCGACCGTATTTTCCAGGTTTTTCAACGATTACACGGAAAAAATGAATTTGCCGGAACGGGTGTTGGGCTTGCGATCTGCCAAAAAGTGGTAACCAATCACGGCGGAGCCATTACGGCCATGAGTCAGCCGGGGCAAGGAGCCCGATTCTGTATTTATTTGCCTGTATGA
- a CDS encoding response regulator, whose protein sequence is MIDDDADDYYLLSTVIKANYPEHDVMPIYDSSQALSQLEALRTLPAFLLLDLNMPVKNGFEILREMRSLTRYESLPIIIFTSSANPKDLTRCRELGATDYIEKPTSYKELHLVIEKTLRLWLNTSA, encoded by the coding sequence ATGATTGACGATGACGCCGACGATTACTATCTTCTAAGCACGGTAATAAAAGCCAATTATCCTGAGCATGACGTAATGCCAATTTACGACAGCTCACAAGCCTTGTCTCAACTCGAAGCGCTTCGGACATTACCTGCATTTCTACTGCTCGACCTGAATATGCCTGTTAAAAATGGGTTTGAGATTTTAAGGGAGATGCGGTCACTAACGCGATATGAATCACTTCCTATTATCATTTTTACCAGTTCAGCAAACCCCAAAGACCTCACCCGTTGCCGAGAACTGGGGGCTACCGATTATATCGAAAAACCAACCAGCTATAAAGAGTTGCATCTGGTAATAGAAAAGACCTTGCGATTGTGGCTTAACACATCCGCGTAA
- a CDS encoding TolC family protein produces MTCKQLRLWWIMVVFLAPIASAQTPADTMTFTAAEFYQAILQHHPLVRQAALLPAEAQEDVRQARGAFDPKLFSAYDRKEFGQSLYYQKWQSGLSVPVLPAGIDVKVTYDQNRGEFVNPEDRVPSSGLAAVGISVPIGRGLVIDARRSTLRQAQLAVTLADADRLKLINKTLFDAAKTYWEWYLAYQQYSLIREGYQLADTRFAAIRERALLGDAAAIDTTEALISAQDRLVMQQQAEVALQNARLRVTAFLWASDETGSLPQAVDMPQTIVPQVASQEPANEATLENLLNRAAEQHPDLLKLTIKGQQLAIEERFRRSLLQPQLVLNASLLSRTPVAGTGYDWSSYYAFRSDNHKIGVDLTFPLFLRKERGKLRQVQIKAKQLDLERQQTSRVIANDVQAIWNELKALNRQIAVQQQTVLNQQTLLRAEQDKFDMGESSLFLVNSRETKLIDLRVKLEELRTKYQKAVASLWYAAGSNLG; encoded by the coding sequence ATGACGTGTAAACAACTCCGTTTGTGGTGGATAATGGTGGTGTTTCTTGCGCCAATCGCGTCGGCGCAAACACCTGCCGACACCATGACATTTACGGCAGCCGAATTTTATCAGGCTATTTTACAACACCATCCACTCGTTCGGCAAGCGGCTTTACTACCGGCAGAGGCTCAGGAGGATGTTCGGCAGGCGCGGGGTGCGTTTGACCCAAAGTTATTTTCAGCCTACGATCGGAAAGAATTTGGCCAGAGTCTGTATTACCAGAAGTGGCAATCGGGTTTATCCGTGCCGGTTCTTCCCGCTGGTATCGATGTTAAAGTAACCTACGATCAGAACCGGGGCGAGTTTGTCAACCCCGAAGATCGCGTGCCATCGTCGGGTCTGGCGGCTGTGGGTATAAGCGTTCCTATTGGGCGAGGCCTGGTTATTGACGCCCGGCGCAGTACCCTGCGGCAGGCACAGTTAGCCGTTACGTTAGCCGATGCCGACCGGCTGAAGCTGATCAATAAAACGCTTTTCGATGCGGCCAAAACCTATTGGGAATGGTATCTGGCCTATCAGCAATATAGTCTCATTCGGGAAGGGTATCAACTGGCCGACACGCGGTTTGCCGCCATTCGTGAGCGGGCTTTACTGGGCGATGCCGCAGCCATCGACACCACCGAAGCGCTCATATCGGCACAGGATCGACTCGTGATGCAGCAGCAGGCGGAGGTGGCCCTGCAAAACGCGCGTTTGCGGGTAACGGCATTTTTGTGGGCGAGTGATGAAACGGGTAGCCTGCCGCAAGCCGTCGATATGCCCCAAACGATCGTGCCGCAGGTGGCTTCGCAGGAACCCGCCAATGAAGCCACACTGGAAAATCTGCTCAACCGGGCTGCCGAACAACATCCTGATCTACTCAAACTAACAATCAAAGGCCAGCAACTAGCCATTGAAGAGCGGTTTCGGCGGTCGTTGCTCCAGCCACAACTCGTGCTAAATGCGAGTTTGCTGAGCCGCACACCCGTGGCAGGTACTGGCTATGATTGGTCGAGCTATTATGCTTTCCGGTCCGATAACCACAAAATAGGCGTAGACCTGACGTTTCCGTTGTTTCTGCGAAAAGAGCGCGGCAAGTTGCGGCAAGTGCAGATCAAAGCCAAACAGCTCGACCTGGAGCGGCAGCAAACAAGTCGGGTTATTGCCAACGATGTGCAGGCCATCTGGAATGAATTAAAAGCGCTTAATCGGCAAATTGCTGTTCAGCAGCAGACCGTCCTGAATCAGCAAACGTTGCTTCGGGCCGAACAGGATAAATTCGATATGGGCGAGAGTTCCCTGTTCCTGGTCAACAGCCGCGAAACGAAACTGATCGACTTACGGGTGAAACTGGAAGAATTGCGAACAAAATACCAAAAGGCAGTAGCTTCTCTGTGGTATGCTGCAGGCAGTAATCTGGGGTGA
- a CDS encoding HlyD family secretion protein has product MLNLSNERVNEQLFTHYPLKTLRTLPQPNSGRKLGRWMLAFLLIGLLVMFLPWQQNINGEGSVTALRPQDRPQTVQNAIAGQIEHWAIQEGQYVKKGDTLLVISEIKDDYFDPNLPQRLNEQLGAKRGSYAATDAKIAALDGQKAALETGLKVKLSSAGNKVRQSQFKVVSDSTDLIAVQKNYQIALDRLERYERGHKNGLFSLTDLESRRLKVQEDYAKVVAQENKLNVARQELVIARLDLGTIQADYQEKLAKTLSDRSSALSYQAEAVGEISKIQNKISSVDVRRGRYVVRAPQDGYVVRSFKAGIGETIKEGESIAILQPARPAIAIELYVRAMDVPLIQTGRNVRLQFDGWPAIQFAGWPTVAVGTFGGEVAVIDAVSSVNGKYRLLVKPRQQKGDQPWPQQLRVGSGVYGWVMLDDVPVWYELWRQLNGFPPSLQEEPKDEKKK; this is encoded by the coding sequence ATGCTTAATTTATCCAACGAGCGGGTAAACGAGCAGCTCTTTACTCACTACCCGCTCAAAACATTACGAACCCTTCCCCAGCCCAACAGCGGGCGTAAACTTGGGCGCTGGATGCTGGCATTTTTGCTGATTGGCCTGTTGGTAATGTTTCTGCCCTGGCAGCAAAACATCAATGGCGAAGGCAGCGTCACGGCCCTACGCCCACAGGATCGACCGCAAACGGTGCAGAATGCCATTGCCGGCCAAATTGAACACTGGGCCATACAGGAGGGGCAGTATGTTAAAAAAGGGGACACGCTGCTGGTCATCTCCGAGATAAAAGACGACTATTTCGACCCAAACCTACCCCAGCGACTCAATGAACAACTGGGAGCAAAACGGGGCAGTTATGCGGCTACCGATGCGAAAATTGCCGCACTGGATGGCCAGAAAGCCGCGCTCGAAACCGGTTTGAAAGTAAAATTGTCGTCAGCCGGAAACAAAGTGCGGCAGTCACAATTCAAGGTGGTCAGCGATAGTACCGATTTAATTGCGGTTCAGAAAAACTACCAGATCGCCCTCGATCGGCTGGAACGTTATGAACGGGGCCACAAGAACGGCCTGTTTTCGCTTACCGACCTCGAATCGCGCCGACTGAAAGTACAGGAGGATTATGCCAAAGTCGTGGCGCAGGAAAACAAGCTCAATGTGGCCCGGCAGGAACTGGTCATTGCCCGGCTCGATCTGGGTACGATTCAAGCCGACTATCAGGAGAAGCTGGCCAAAACCCTGTCAGACCGAAGTTCTGCCCTGTCTTATCAGGCCGAAGCCGTGGGGGAGATTTCGAAGATACAGAATAAGATCAGCAGTGTGGACGTTCGGCGGGGGCGTTATGTGGTGCGGGCTCCGCAGGATGGCTACGTCGTTCGGTCGTTTAAGGCGGGCATTGGCGAAACGATCAAAGAGGGCGAATCCATCGCTATTCTTCAGCCTGCCCGTCCGGCAATTGCCATTGAGCTGTATGTTCGGGCAATGGATGTGCCCCTGATTCAGACCGGCCGGAACGTGCGGCTCCAGTTCGATGGCTGGCCCGCTATTCAATTTGCGGGTTGGCCAACGGTAGCGGTGGGTACGTTTGGGGGTGAGGTGGCCGTGATCGACGCTGTCAGCAGTGTCAATGGTAAATACCGGTTGCTGGTAAAACCCCGGCAGCAAAAAGGCGATCAGCCCTGGCCGCAGCAGTTGCGGGTTGGGTCGGGGGTGTATGGCTGGGTCATGCTCGATGATGTACCCGTTTGGTATGAACTGTGGCGGCAGTTGAACGGCTTCCCGCCGAGTTTGCAGGAAGAACCAAAAGACGAGAAAAAGAAATGA
- a CDS encoding ABC transporter transmembrane domain-containing protein: MTTGYQQPQPSPTQRLLRLLSNDKKDIGYIYLYAIVTGVISLSLPLGIQAVFNLVSGGLVFSSVYVLIGLIIVGVLITGLLMISQMTLVEILQQRIFAKAAFEFTYRLPHIQPKALAAYFPPELMNRFFDVLTIQKGLPKLLIDLTAAVVQIIFGIILLSFYHPVFLGFGLFTLLAIVGICWLFGPSGLKTSLNESKYKYKVVAWLEDLAHDLPTLRSRADAMEPIDRMDDLVANYLTYRNAHFSVLKRFFYSGIAFKTLVTGGLLILGTTLVVGRQMTLGQFVASELVIVLITGAVEKLISGIDTVFDMLTAVEKIANVTDLPLETDTAHA, from the coding sequence ATGACAACTGGCTATCAACAACCTCAGCCTTCGCCAACTCAACGGTTGCTGCGGCTCCTGAGCAATGACAAAAAAGACATTGGCTACATTTATCTGTATGCGATTGTAACGGGTGTTATCAGTTTATCGCTTCCGCTGGGTATTCAGGCTGTGTTCAACCTCGTATCGGGTGGCCTGGTATTCAGCTCCGTGTATGTTCTGATCGGGTTGATCATTGTTGGTGTCCTGATTACGGGCCTGTTAATGATCAGTCAGATGACGTTGGTGGAAATTCTGCAACAGCGCATTTTTGCAAAGGCTGCATTTGAATTCACTTATCGCCTGCCCCATATCCAGCCGAAGGCGCTGGCCGCTTACTTTCCGCCCGAGCTGATGAACCGCTTTTTTGATGTACTGACTATCCAGAAAGGCTTGCCCAAACTGCTCATCGACCTCACAGCCGCCGTTGTCCAGATCATATTCGGCATTATTCTGCTGTCGTTTTATCACCCTGTATTTCTGGGGTTTGGTTTGTTCACGTTGCTGGCTATTGTTGGCATTTGCTGGTTGTTTGGACCCAGTGGATTAAAGACCAGCCTCAACGAATCGAAGTACAAATACAAGGTAGTTGCCTGGCTGGAAGATCTCGCCCACGACCTGCCAACGCTGCGCAGCCGGGCCGATGCGATGGAACCCATTGATCGAATGGACGATCTGGTTGCGAATTACCTGACTTACCGGAATGCTCATTTTAGTGTGCTGAAACGGTTTTTTTATAGCGGCATAGCCTTCAAAACACTGGTAACGGGCGGGTTGCTGATCCTGGGTACAACGCTGGTTGTTGGGCGGCAGATGACGCTGGGGCAATTCGTTGCCTCTGAACTGGTGATCGTACTGATTACCGGAGCTGTTGAAAAATTGATTTCCGGAATTGATACGGTTTTTGACATGCTTACCGCTGTTGAAAAAATTGCTAACGTGACCGATTTACCACTCGAAACAGATACCGCCCATGCTTAA
- a CDS encoding TetR/AcrR family transcriptional regulator, translated as MEYTVLVRMNEKLFLRNPESSDLGRRIVRQGILLIDELGFEDMTFRKLAERLGTKEASIYRYFENKHRLLVYLVAWYWQWLEYQVVFQTNNLIDPRDKLERVLQLLLPKDLVKPIAETTGYDIDFTALYHIVICEASKAYLTHHVTDDNKQQLFKPYKDLCGRIAAIILDYKPNYPYARSRASSIIETAHYQSFFAEHLPSLTDFGPLKRNEDLFAFLHHLLFSSLDCD; from the coding sequence ATGGAATATACCGTACTGGTACGGATGAACGAGAAGCTTTTTCTACGAAATCCGGAAAGCTCTGATCTGGGACGACGCATTGTTAGGCAGGGCATTTTGCTCATCGATGAGCTAGGCTTTGAAGACATGACCTTCAGGAAGCTGGCCGAACGCCTTGGCACAAAAGAGGCCAGTATTTACCGATACTTCGAAAATAAGCACCGGCTGTTGGTGTATCTGGTGGCCTGGTACTGGCAATGGCTGGAATATCAGGTTGTTTTTCAGACAAATAACCTGATCGACCCCCGCGATAAACTGGAACGGGTTCTCCAGTTACTCTTGCCCAAAGACCTTGTAAAACCGATTGCCGAAACGACAGGGTATGATATTGATTTCACGGCTCTCTACCACATTGTTATCTGCGAAGCGAGCAAAGCGTATCTGACGCATCACGTCACAGACGACAATAAGCAGCAGTTGTTCAAGCCTTACAAGGACTTATGTGGCCGTATTGCTGCTATTATTCTCGACTATAAGCCCAATTACCCGTATGCGCGGTCAAGGGCTAGTTCGATTATCGAAACGGCTCATTATCAATCTTTTTTCGCTGAGCATTTACCCTCTCTCACCGATTTTGGCCCTCTGAAGCGTAACGAGGATTTGTTTGCCTTTCTTCACCATCTTCTTTTTTCATCCCTGGACTGCGACTAG